One genomic region from Natrinema caseinilyticum encodes:
- a CDS encoding DUF7344 domain-containing protein, translating to MCECQILHSDGAVRCTCEVDEILSLLADSRRRSVIEVLESASGNWMDRETLLDSLPTTEDDWALELAHVHLPLLEDRGLVEYDARTETIRYYECELVSNVLGSIERAT from the coding sequence ATGTGCGAGTGCCAGATCCTCCATTCGGACGGAGCCGTCCGATGTACGTGTGAGGTCGACGAGATCCTGTCGCTGCTCGCTGACTCCCGTCGTCGATCGGTGATCGAAGTTCTGGAATCGGCATCCGGAAACTGGATGGATCGTGAGACGCTGCTCGATTCGTTACCGACGACCGAGGACGACTGGGCACTGGAACTCGCTCACGTCCACTTGCCGTTGCTCGAGGATCGCGGACTCGTCGAGTACGACGCCCGCACCGAGACGATCCGATATTACGAGTGTGAACTCGTATCGAACGTTCTGGGGTCGATCGAACGGGCGACGTGA
- a CDS encoding universal stress protein, with the protein MTFVVPFDGSELAEAALVRAIEYGNALEEDVTVVSVIPERTRYAREKGWIGEDEEYDIPAVLDRLRDQVRSIAPDATFEYERIREFPPESQLADHIERLVLEHDPSVVFLGSDNVGRVVTPLTSVGVHVAADEAYDVFIVRHRHPPKLEAIDPHGDFYDDTNSAS; encoded by the coding sequence ATGACGTTCGTCGTTCCGTTTGATGGATCAGAACTGGCAGAAGCCGCCCTGGTCAGGGCGATCGAATACGGAAACGCACTCGAGGAGGACGTGACTGTCGTCTCGGTGATCCCCGAACGAACGCGATACGCGAGGGAGAAGGGCTGGATCGGCGAGGACGAGGAGTACGATATCCCGGCCGTACTCGACCGGCTTCGGGACCAGGTTCGATCGATCGCTCCCGATGCGACGTTCGAATACGAACGGATCCGGGAGTTCCCGCCGGAATCCCAGCTTGCAGATCACATCGAACGGCTGGTTCTCGAACACGACCCGAGCGTCGTCTTCCTCGGGAGCGACAACGTCGGTCGCGTCGTGACCCCGCTGACGAGCGTGGGTGTCCACGTCGCCGCCGACGAGGCCTACGACGTCTTCATCGTTCGACATCGTCATCCGCCCAAACTCGAGGCGATCGACCCGCACGGAGACTTCTACGACGACACGAACTCGGCATCGTAG
- a CDS encoding universal stress protein, whose amino-acid sequence MYDTILVATDGSDPATRATDQALDLASTFDADLHALYVVDTRRYGSSMMADADAVAEQLKEQGQGILADIASRADTDVTTQVRSGQPSRQIGEYANEIDADLVVIGNRGLTSGGEIGSTAERVVRYVDRPVITA is encoded by the coding sequence ATGTACGATACGATCCTCGTCGCGACGGACGGAAGCGATCCCGCGACTCGGGCCACCGATCAGGCACTGGACCTCGCGTCGACGTTCGACGCGGACCTCCACGCCCTGTACGTCGTCGACACGCGCCGGTACGGGAGTTCGATGATGGCGGACGCGGACGCGGTCGCCGAGCAGCTGAAAGAGCAGGGACAGGGGATTCTGGCGGACATCGCGTCCCGGGCGGACACCGACGTGACGACCCAGGTTCGAAGCGGACAGCCCTCTCGCCAGATCGGTGAATACGCGAACGAGATCGATGCCGACTTGGTGGTCATCGGCAATCGCGGTCTCACCTCCGGTGGCGAAATCGGGAGCACCGCCGAACGAGTCGTCAGGTACGTCGACCGTCCAGTAATCACGGCCTGA